ATTTTTGGATGATTTACAATGGGCGGACGCAGCTTCGCTAAAGTTACTCAATATTGTGATGACTACGCCGAATAGTCAATATTTATTGATGATTGGCGCTTACCGAGATAACGAAGTCAATGCTTCTCATCCTTTAATGCTAACTTTGGATGAAATTCAAGCTTACGGAACTGTGGTAAATAATATCGCTCTCAGACCTTTAGAGCTAATTAATATCAAGCAATTAGTTGCGGATACACTTCACTGTGAAATCGAAAAATCAAAACCTCTAGCAGAGCTAACTTTTAGTAAAACTAATGGCAATCCCTTCTTTTTGACCCAGTTTTTAAAGTCACTGCACGAAGAAAAATTATTATTTTTTGATAATCAATGTGGTATGTGGCAGTGGGATGTCAGCCAGATTCACGAGATGGAGATCACAGATAATGTAGTCGAATTAATGATAAAGAAAGTTAAAAAACTGGGGTTAAATACCCAAAATGTTCTAAAATTAGCAGCTTGTATTGGCAATGAATTTAATTTAAAAACGCTTTCCGTCGTCAATGAAAAATATGACAAAGAAACCGCTGCTGAACTTCAAGAAGCAATCAGCGAAGGGCTAATTTTGCCAATAGGTAATGAGTATAAATATGTACAGACTTATGTAGAAGATTCTATTGCTAACTATCCTAGATACAATTTATTAATTTTATACAAATTCCTACACGACCGCGTGCAGCAAGCTGTTTATTCTTTAATACCGGAAACTAATAAGCAACAGGTTCATCTCAAAGTTGGTCAGTTGCTTGTCAGAAATACAAAAGAATCGGATTTAGAAGACAAAATTTTTGATATTGTTAACCAGTTGAACTTGGGTAGAGACTTAATTACTACTCAGGAAGAAAGATATTATCTAGCAAAATTAAATCTCACAGCAGGAAGAAAAGCAAAATTGTCTACTGCATTTCAACCAGCTTTAAAATACATTACTGCTGGGATGGAACTGCTTTTAGAGGATAGCTGGAATACCCAATATGATTTGACTCTATCGCTGCATATGGAGCGTGCAGACTGTGAATACCTAAATGGCAATATTGAAGCATCAGAAAAAACATTTGAAATTATTTTAAATAAATCAACATCAAATCTAGAAAAAACTAATGTATATGTAACTAAAATTATTATAAAAACAGCATTAGTTAAGCCAAAAGAAGGTGTTGAGATTGCTAAAGAAGGTCTAAGACTATTTGGGATTAATATTCCTGATGATGAATCACAATTAAAAGCTTTGATCCAACAGGAAAACCAATTATTAAAAGTGCATCTGGCAGATAGAGAAGTACAAGATTTACTTCATGCGTCTAATATGACATCACCAGAGCAAATAGCTCTTACACGATTGCTCATAAACACAATCATGCCAGCTCGCTTTGTTAATAAAGACTTAGCCTATGCGGTGATATTGAAGACGGTAAATATATCTTTAAAGTACGGCAATTGCGATCTCACATCTTTTGCCTATATGTCTTATGGATTGGCTTTGTCAGGTATAGATCAGTTTGAAAATGCTTATGAGTTTGGTTCGCTAGCTTTAAAATTAAACGAAAAGTTCAATAATTTAACTCTTAAACCAAGGTTGTATTCAGTATTCAGCAATTATATTAATCACTGGAAGAATCATATTAATACGGATAGGCTTTATTTAAGGAATGGCTTTAAGAATGCTATTGAAGTAGGCGATTTTCAATGGGGGACATACCTGGCATTTTACTTGGCAGTTAAAATATTCATGTCAGGTGAAAATTTAAATAGCTTTTATCAAGAAACTCAAAAATATAGCGATTTTCTTAAACAAAAATCTGGAGCTTTTTTTGATTTTCTAAAATTGACCCATGAAATCGCCTGGAAGTTACAGGGAACAAGTATAAAGGATGATAGCTTCGATCGAGATAAGCATCTGAGGGAGATAAAAAAACTTGCTGGTATTCAGATTACATATTGTATTTTTGAGGCGCAGAGGCTTTATTTAGAAGAAAACTACTCTCAGGCTTTAGTGATAGCAAAAGAAGCGGAAACATTAGTTTCTACTGTATTTGCTTCAATTTTAGTACCTGAGCATTATTTTTACTATACTTTAATCCTGCAAAGTCTCTACTCGGAGTTGCCCGAATCAGAGAAAAAGCCAGCGCTGGAAAGAATTTTAAATAATACAGAGACGATGCGGAAGTGGTCGGAGTCATGTCCAGACAACTTCTTACATAAATACTTATTAATGTCTGCTGAGCTGGCTCGTTGTTTGGGCAAAGATCAAGAGGCTATGGATTTGTATCAAAGGTCTATTAACTCAGCAAGAGAATATGATTATGTACAGAACGAAGCTATAGCTAATGAACTGGCGGCTAGATTTTTTATCTATAAGGGATACACCATACTGGCAAAAGCTCATATTGTGGAAGCCCGCTATGGTTATTTAAAATGGGGAGCGATCGCGAAAGTAAAAGCTCTAGAAGAAACATATCCCCAATTCTTTTCGGGGACATCGATAACAGACGATACAGGAGTTAAAAATAGCAGTACAGTTTCCTCTGGCTCTACAGCAGAATCGCTAGATTTAATGACTATTGTTAAGGCTTCGCAAGCTTTGGCCGGCGAAATTGTTCTTGACAATCTATTAGAAAAATTAATGAAAATCGTCCTAGAGAATGCAGGGGCGCAAAAAGGTTTTCTCCTTCTAGAAGAATCAGGCGCTCTCGTAATTGCTGCGTCAGGTGCGGTAGATAAAAGGGAGGTAAAAGTCCTCGAATCAATTTTGTTGGAATCCAGCCAAGAGGTTTCTTGCGCGATCGCTAATTATGTCAAAAGAACTAAATCTAGTTTGGTTCTAGGTGATGCTGTTAACGAAGGGCTATTCAAATCAGATCCTTACGTGCTGCAACATCAGCCTAAGTCTATTTTATGTACTCCTATTATTAAACAGACGCAGTTAATCGGTCTGCTTTATCTAGAGAACAATTTAACTACAAATGCTTTTACACCCCATAGACTGAAAGTTTTAGAACTTTTGTCTTCTCAAATCGCAATTTCTTTAGAAAATGCAAAATTGTATGACAGCATGACAGCATTAAATGCCGAACTCAGGCAAGAAATTAGCGATCGCAAACAAGCCCAAGCACAGTTAAGTGATAGCGAAGAAAGGTTTCGTATTATTGCCCAAACCTCTCCAACTGCACTCGTCATCAGTCGTATATCCGATGGCGTAATTTTATATGCTAACCCAAGATTTGGCTCTACTTTCGGTTTGCTTAGCGAGGAGGTAATTGGTTGCAAATCACCCAATTTATATTACAATCCAGCCGATCGACAGGGGTTGCTAGATGGACTTGCTAAAAATGGATACGTCCAAAATTATGAACTCCGCGCCAAGAAAGCAGACGGGACGCTCATTTGGGTAAGCCTATCTGCACAGCCGCTGACCTTCAATGGCGAACAAACAATGTTAAGCGCACTTCACGACATTAGCGATCGCAAGCGGTTAGAACAGCTCAAAGACGAGTTCTTAGCCAATACATCCCATGAACTCCGCACCCCCCTTAATGGCATCATCGGTATAGCTGAGTCTCTCATTGATGGTGCTACAGGAAAGTTGTCTAAGCAGACTATTTCTAATCTAGAAATGGTCGTATCAAGTGGCCGGAGACTGTCTAATTTAGTCAACGATATCCTTGATTTTTCTAAACTAAAATATCGTAATCTAACGCTACAAATTAAGCCAGTAGGAATGCGCGAGATTGTCGATATCGTGCTAAAGCTCAGCCAACCTCTCATTGGCAACAAACCTTTGCAACTGTTAAACTCTATCGACCCATTAATACCACCTGTTGATGCCGATGAGGATCGCTTACAACAAATCCTTTATAACCTCGTAGGGAATGCGATTAAATTTACAGATTCAGGGATAGTAGAAGTATCAGCAACTGTAGCCAATAATCAGGTGCAAATTACAGTTTCCGATACTGGCATTGGTATTCCAGCGGCTGACTTAGACAGAATATTTGAATCTTTTGAACAAGCTGATGGTACGACCGCCAGAGTTTATGGAGGAACTGGTCTTGGTCTTGCTATCGTTAAACAGCTAGTAGAATTGCACGGGAGTAAAATTCGCGTTGAATCTAATGTAGGCGAAGGCTCCCAGTTTAGCTTTACCTTGCCACTATCTGATAGCAAGCTGG
The Microcoleus sp. FACHB-831 genome window above contains:
- a CDS encoding ATP-binding protein; this encodes MLTIPSCTVTAKIYQGTKTVVYRGHTNYGSHPVIIKKLHNDYPSLAETAKFKHQYEITKHLNLTGITKPLALEKYDKSWVLILEDFGGESLDNLLLKNSCDLKDSLFIAIQLSQTLGELHQNHIIHKDIKPQNVIINQDKKIVKITDFSISSLLSREDQTIGNPNLLEGTLAYMSPEQTGRMNRSIDYRTDFYSLGVTLYEMLTGELPFQSNDPMELVHCHIAKQPVPPHQLKDNIPPVVSEIIIKLLSKTAEDRYQSAFGLKADLENCLNQLQKNGSIKSFPLGLQDISDKFQIPQKLYGREQEIAELLAAFERVSQGTSEMILVSGFSGIGKSALVNEIHKPIVRERGYFIGGKFDQFKRDIPYASLIHAFQELVRQLLTESEEQISIWKTKILESLSPNCQVIIDVIPEIELIVGKQPPVPKLEPTESQNRFNLVFQEFINIFTTREHPLVLFLDDLQWADAASLKLLNIVMTTPNSQYLLMIGAYRDNEVNASHPLMLTLDEIQAYGTVVNNIALRPLELINIKQLVADTLHCEIEKSKPLAELTFSKTNGNPFFLTQFLKSLHEEKLLFFDNQCGMWQWDVSQIHEMEITDNVVELMIKKVKKLGLNTQNVLKLAACIGNEFNLKTLSVVNEKYDKETAAELQEAISEGLILPIGNEYKYVQTYVEDSIANYPRYNLLILYKFLHDRVQQAVYSLIPETNKQQVHLKVGQLLVRNTKESDLEDKIFDIVNQLNLGRDLITTQEERYYLAKLNLTAGRKAKLSTAFQPALKYITAGMELLLEDSWNTQYDLTLSLHMERADCEYLNGNIEASEKTFEIILNKSTSNLEKTNVYVTKIIIKTALVKPKEGVEIAKEGLRLFGINIPDDESQLKALIQQENQLLKVHLADREVQDLLHASNMTSPEQIALTRLLINTIMPARFVNKDLAYAVILKTVNISLKYGNCDLTSFAYMSYGLALSGIDQFENAYEFGSLALKLNEKFNNLTLKPRLYSVFSNYINHWKNHINTDRLYLRNGFKNAIEVGDFQWGTYLAFYLAVKIFMSGENLNSFYQETQKYSDFLKQKSGAFFDFLKLTHEIAWKLQGTSIKDDSFDRDKHLREIKKLAGIQITYCIFEAQRLYLEENYSQALVIAKEAETLVSTVFASILVPEHYFYYTLILQSLYSELPESEKKPALERILNNTETMRKWSESCPDNFLHKYLLMSAELARCLGKDQEAMDLYQRSINSAREYDYVQNEAIANELAARFFIYKGYTILAKAHIVEARYGYLKWGAIAKVKALEETYPQFFSGTSITDDTGVKNSSTVSSGSTAESLDLMTIVKASQALAGEIVLDNLLEKLMKIVLENAGAQKGFLLLEESGALVIAASGAVDKREVKVLESILLESSQEVSCAIANYVKRTKSSLVLGDAVNEGLFKSDPYVLQHQPKSILCTPIIKQTQLIGLLYLENNLTTNAFTPHRLKVLELLSSQIAISLENAKLYDSMTALNAELRQEISDRKQAQAQLSDSEERFRIIAQTSPTALVISRISDGVILYANPRFGSTFGLLSEEVIGCKSPNLYYNPADRQGLLDGLAKNGYVQNYELRAKKADGTLIWVSLSAQPLTFNGEQTMLSALHDISDRKRLEQLKDEFLANTSHELRTPLNGIIGIAESLIDGATGKLSKQTISNLEMVVSSGRRLSNLVNDILDFSKLKYRNLTLQIKPVGMREIVDIVLKLSQPLIGNKPLQLLNSIDPLIPPVDADEDRLQQILYNLVGNAIKFTDSGIVEVSATVANNQVQITVSDTGIGIPAADLDRIFESFEQADGTTARVYGGTGLGLAIVKQLVELHGSKIRVESNVGEGSQFSFTLPLSDSKLEIAPTVTTVHHLLEQLNLGIQPTDLLPTAETLSTSITSEINSTQGNLKILLVDDEPVNLQVLSNYLSGQNYTLIKASSGIEALSIIEGGTKPDMILLDVMMPRMTGYQVCQEIRKQFSLSELPILMLTAKNQIGDLVIGFNSGANDYLTKPISKKELIARINIHFQISKLEALRESEAREREKAQDLEHTLRQLQRTQVQLIQAEKMSSLGQLVAGVAHEINNPVNFIYGNLSYAKEYTQDLLKILQLYEQYYPNPVREIKLETDEIDLQYLKEDLPKVIGSMQIGADRISLIVRSLQNFSRLDQSEMKAVDIHAGIDSSLVILQSRLKGKPGQPDIQLIKEYGCLPRVHCYAGQLNQVFMNLLTNALDALEDAQASQYLNEPSKINSKQLPKLRIQTEVLEGEKVAIRISDNGLGIPAEIQQRIFDPFFTTKPVGKGTGLGLSISYQIVVEKHGGHLECSSNPGEGTEFSIIIPCQISS